The following DNA comes from Gadus macrocephalus chromosome 5, ASM3116895v1.
TGATACACTTCTGAAATAacttgctcagtttgcctttagttatagatTATTATGATTGATCAATGATcatcatctatgtgaagacactgatcatgttagtgatttctcacaataattatcgacaatgacttaaaaaaggtgggaaagagttgttccaGAACGAGTGGTGCTAGTTTGCGGGTGTATGGCCTCGTATGGTCCTCACGGCGCCCTGGTACCTGCGGGCGCCGTGTTGGTGACCCCTTATTTAAACTGACCAATTCTAGCTAACAAGCTAACACTTAACTTAAACTTCTCTAACCGAACtcctaaacttaaccatctctaaactAACACTCCTATTTCTTAACCTTACCATTCCATATGTGTGATCCTAATATTtagatatgaatatatatattccatctataaatatatagatattaaaGGACTAATATGTAACATTGACACCTAGTGTTTAAAACCGGTACTGCAGCCGAGGCTCACATCAGTGAGACGCTGAGCCAGGTTGAAGACCCTTAACGAACACGAGCGCAGTGCGCTGAAGCACGTTTCCTCCATCTCCTGTGTCCTAATATGGTCGCGTGTTACATATCGTCCCTTTAATACCTCCATCtctccagtgcatcatgggaggcccctgggagccccgccccctcccctcccccccgctaGCCGCGGTAGGGGACCTTGATCAGCAGCGCCTGTCCCGGGCCCAGCTGCACGGCCTCCAGGGCCACGGCGGCCCCCGGCCccgcggccccgggcccctgggcGCCGGCGTCGGTGGCCATGACGACAACGCCCTCGGGGCCCAGCAGGGGGTGGGACAGGTCCAGGGCCACGCCCTCCTCGGAGCCCCAGTTGAAGGCGGCGAGGAAGCGGTCGCTCTGGTCCCAGACGCGGGCGTAGGCCAGCGAGGAGGAGGCGTTgtgcagcaggaggaggtccCCGTACAGCAGCGCCGGCTCAGCCGCACGCAGCTCGGACAGACCCCGGAACACCTGGAGCACGGAGGAGCGGCgctcctggtcctcctgggggggggggggggggggagagggggagggagagaggaggaggagaggggggggggggagagggagagagggggggggagagggggagggagagagggggagagggggagggagggagagggggagggagagagagaggaggagggggggagaggggaagggagagagagagggggagagggggggggagaggggaagggagagaggggggggggagagagagaggggggggggagagaggggagggagaagggggggggggagagggggggggagaaaggggagggagaagggggggagagagagggcggagagagagagaggggggggagagaggggggggagagagaggggggggagagagaggggggggagagagaggggggggagagagaggggggggagggagagagaggggggagggagagggggggagggagagagggggagacggagggaggcggagagggcagagggggaggggggggagggagagagagggtgagacggagggagagggggggaaacaggggagagacaggggagagatggggagggagggggagagacgggagagacgaggggagagggggagagagggagagtaataGTAAGCATTAGGTACTAGAGATACTGCAGTATTATTAAGTAGTATGTATTATGTGCTTAAGATACTGCATAGAATTATGATGTATTAGGCACTAGAGATACTTCATAGTATGAAGTATTACATACTTTAGTACATACTTTAGTACATACTACTTTACTGAAGTGTTCATATCTTACCTTTGCGGTTCCATTGAGCTCCTGCTCTGCTTCCGGCGAGTCCCAGAGCATTGTGGGAAACGTAGTCTCCTGAGGCACAAACAACAGGTTATCGAGGTTATcgataataattattaataataatctatCATCTCTACTATGATAAATTTACTATTAAGAATATATAACACCAAAGTAGaagatgtatctgtgtgtgtgcgagtatatgtgtgtgtatgtgtatatatttataatcatGCATATGTATGTACGTTGTATTAACTTAGGTGTGTActgatgtgtgtgagtatgtgtgtggacgcatttgtgtgtgcactcacgtgtgtatgtgtgctcgtgtgtgcttgcgtgtctgcgcgtgcttatgtgtgtgcttgcgtgtgtgtgtgtgctcctgtgcacatgtgtgtgtgcgtgtgcgtgtacctggTCCAACAGGCCGATCTCGTCTCCATAGTTGAACACGGGCGTCCCCGGCAACGTGAACAGCAGCagctggtgacctttgaccccggaCGACCCCACCAGCGAGGCCAGGTgaccctggctccgcccccccaGGTTCCAGGCCAGCCGACTCTGCGGGTGGGCGGCGACCAGGAGCTGGACGGACTGAGCGCGCTCAGTGGCGTCCTCGGCGGTGGAGCGCAGGACGTCCGACAGCAGGAGGTCCACTCCGCTGGAGCCCAGCAGGGCGGAGACCCCCGGGGCGGACCCCCCGTCCGTCACCCCCACCaggaccctgcacacacacacgggggttaGGGTCCACCCCCCGTGGAGCTCCGGAGGTAGAGCAGGGCTCCACCGGGGTtagaggggggtgtgtgtgtgtgtgtgtgtgtgtgtgtgtgtgtgtgtgtgtgtgtgtgtgtgtgtgtgtgtgtgtgtgtgtgtgtgtgtgtgtgtgtgtgtgtgtgtgtgtgtgtgtgtgtgtgtgtgtgtgtgtgtgtgtgtgtgtgtgtgtgtgtgtgtgtgtgtgtgtgtgtgtgtgtgtgtgtgtgtgtgtgtgtgtgtgtgtggggcgctgGCCACCAGATGGGGGTGTTCTCACTTCTTGCTGTCGACGTCATCGCTGCGGTTCTGGACGATGGCTCGGATGTCGGCCCAGAGAGACGGCTCGGCGGTCATCACCTGCTCCACCCCCGCCAGCTGGACCCCGTCCACCCCCTCCTTCAGCCAGAACATCAGGgcggactgacacacacacgcacacacgcacgcacacgcgcacacacacacacacacacacagagacacacacacggtgaagGGAGGTTGGTTAGCAGGTCTTCcgtgtcaccatggcaacacagtGTCCTGAGGTACTGGTCTCACCTTCAGTTCCTCTGCGACCGTCGTCACGGTGATGTTGGAGTACCACGGCTGGTTGCCATGGTAGTTAGGAGTCAGATCCAGGACCAAGAACATGTCTGGAAAGCACAACTTTCAGGATGAGAagaaggagggggaagaggaagagggggaggaagtggaggaggaagtggaggaggaacaggaagagggggaggaggaagaggagggggatggggagagaggaggaagagcagaaggaggaggaacaggaagagggtgaggaggaggaagaggagatggaggaagaggatgaggaagaggaggagagaggaggtggaggaggacctaCTCTTCTTGTGGACCGCTTGCAGGAGGTCTCTGAACTGCCGGAGGTTCCCGACGTCGGGGGAGATGTTGTGGAAGTCGAGGCGCTGCGGCTGGTCCTCCGGGGCCACGTGCACGGGCCCCAGGACCAGGCCCTTCAGCTTCAGCTTGGCCAGCTGCCTCACCTTCTGCTGCACGCCTGCAGAGCAGCACCTCAGTGAGACCCAGCCCCAACGCACGCCTAGCTCCCATGCTACCTAGCTCCCACGCTACCTAGCTCCCACGCTACCTAGCTCCCTCGCTACCTAGCTCCCACGCTACCTAGCTCCCAGGCTACCTAGCTCCCTCGCTACCTAGCTCCCTCGCTACCTAGCTCCCTCGCTACCTAGCTCCCACACTACCTAGCTCCCACGCTACCTACCTCTCACAAGCTCCCACGCTACCTAGCCCCCTCGCTACCTAGCTCCCACGCTACATAGCTCCCACGCTACCTAGCTCTCACGCTACCTAGCTCCCACACTACATAGCTCCCACGCTACCTAGCTCCAGCGCTACCTAGCTCCCACGCTACCTAGATCTCTCACTACCTAGCTCCCACGCTACCTAGCTCCCCTGCTACCTAGCTCCCCTGCTACCTAGCTCCCTCGCTACCTAGCTCCCTGAGTACCAAGTTAATATCCAAGTACCCTGGGGTCTATAGAATCCCTCCTCATCTTCAAGAAACATCCGACCACCAAACATCTCATCTAGCTCTGGTCTTGATGACCAGACCGTCTGTGATTAGTGATCGCCGGGCTCACAGACAGTCTGTGATTACTGATCGCCGTGCTCACAGACCGTCTGTGATTAGTGATCTTCTAGCTCTTGAAGTCTATCTGGACAAACTCGTAGAACTTTCCATGTGCACCTTGACCCAAATCAAACATTTGACTATTCTAATtcacaccatcatcatcatcctcctcctcttcatggtggaggtgaggatgatgatgatgaagatgaggccACCCTGACCGAGTGACTCCCTCTGGCCCCATCTAGGGGCGGGGTGCAGAGGGGCGTGATGTCATCAGAACATTCCAGTCCACCTTCCGTTCATAATCCACTCAGAGAACAACATGACCCAGCACTGTCAGTCTGAATCAAGAGATCCAtgcatagatacatagatatagaATACTATAGGCACTGCTGTACATATGTAGAGAATACCGGTTTGTATTGGGTACTGCTTGTATAGATATAGAATACTAGCCGTATTGAGCCCTGCTGTATAGATATAGAATACTAGATGTATTGGGCATTGCCTTATATAATACTAGATGTCTTGCTGTATAGATATAGAATACTAGATGTATTGCTGTATAGATATAGTGTACTAGATGTATTGCTGCATAGATATAGAGTACTAGATGTATTGGGCACTGCTGTAAAGATATAGAATACTAGCTATATAATACTAGATGTATTGGGTACTGCTTGCATAGATATTGAATACTAGATGTATCGGGCACTGCTATATAGGTATAGAATACTCGTCGTATTGAGCCCTGCTGTATAGATATAGAATACTAGATGTATTGGGTACTGGGTTGAGAATACTGATGTACTGGGCCACTGCTGTATAGATATAGAATACTAGATGGTTGAGAATACTAGATGTATTGGGCACTGCTGAGATGTATTGGGCACTGCTGTAGAGCTATAGAATGCTAGATATATTGGGTACCGTATATAAATGCAACATCATGTTTAGATCTAGAATGTAGACGCGTATATATACCCGGTAGGTTGTCCGCGAAGGCTTGGACGTCGCCGATCTGGTACAGCGGGCCCTGGTTCCACCAGCTGACCGCGGGAGGCGTCCGGCAGCGCGGGGCCTGCAGGATGATGATCACCGCCCCGGCCAGCATGCCCAGCCAGCCCAGCCAGAATAGAGCCAGCAGCGCGCAGCGGGTTCGCACCCATCTGCTCCCCCGGGAGGAGAGCGGCGTTAGGGATCGGTTCTACATTAGCATCAGATCGGGGTACATGTTGTGCTTTTACATTTCTTTATACCGTTTTCATCATCTAGAGCTGAGCAGTCCGGTAACAACCAGGTAGGCAGTCTGATAAACAGACCTACGTCCAATAACACGAAAGTAAACCCAAATGACGTGGATTGATTTGTATGAACACTGAATGAATCCCATCGGCGCGCTCCAgcgccctcgcccccccccccctccctcctccatcatgGATGGAGATCACGAGCTGACATGAGGTCGGTCTTTATTGTGAAGGATGCTCTGAGGCGCTCACCCTGGGGTGCCGGCCACGCGCAGCAGCTCCTCTTTCGATAGACCGGTGAACTTGGCTTCGGTCTCTTCCTCGGGGAGAAGAACCTTCACGGTGCCGTTACCGTTCTCCGCGGCGGGGGAGGACGCCGCGTCCCCGTTGGCGGCCTCTCCCCCGTTGGCGGCCTCTCCCCCGCCGGTCATCGgctgcttctcctgctccttctcggTCAGCTCCACCTCATTTTCCTGCTCCACCTTGGTCGGCTCTACCaccttctcctgctccacctcggTCGGCTctacctccttctccttcttctcggTCGGCTCCACCTCGGTCAGCTCCACATCCTTCATGTCCACGGTCGTTCCCTCCGCACTCATCCCGGCTCAGAGACCTGATAAACCCGCAAGATACACCGGCGATACGCGAAGCTAACGGGGGTGCTGGGCTGCCTGAGCCTTGATTTGGGTCCGAATCgaggtctgtgtctgtgactcTGCAGACTGTGATGGTGGAGGGGTGCCCGGGTGCGGTGAGGCGGGGCTGATGGGTGGGGTAGGGGGTCGCCGCACTGAAACCGGATTGGTCTAAATTTGAAACGAGTCAGAGCTACGACACCCAGCCGGCAGCAGAACGTGGGAGACGCTCCACATCCACAACAGTCTGCTTAATCCCATCGTTCCCATTAAACAGCATCCCTGATCTAGaccggggaggcggggggggactCGACACTGTGATCGGGATTGACGGCAGACGGGCTAATGTTGGGTTTCGGGTTGTCACCGCGACACCGTAGACTGACCAGTATCAATACGTATTAAAGTAGCCTCTAATATGATATTTTGCCACCAGTTCAGAGTGTGTTTCCGTTACAAACGGTTTGATGAgatttagtgacatcacaagtgggcgtgaccTTCTATGTATGCTGGAAGGatggaaacaggaaacaaaacCTACTTCATGAATTTAGGTTATGATTAAGAATATAAAAGAATATACAAAAGTTTGATTGACAAAATCTCGAATAAAAAAAAGGGACCCAACCCATAATATCCAAATAACTACGGCCAGAAACAGACCCTCTGGTAGGTCCCCAACCCCTGGGAGTTCGTCATGTATTATGAGCGCAGACCTCCAGCATGAACAAAGACTCACGGACAGTTGCTGAAACTTTAATGTTCTGAACGACGGCAACAATCcgaagacacacagagacacacagagacacacagagacgcacagagacgcaccaCTCGAAGTCATCACTCACTAGTCACC
Coding sequences within:
- the LOC132457287 gene encoding 4F2 cell-surface antigen heavy chain-like, coding for MSAEGTTVDMKDVELTEVEPTEKKEKEVEPTEVEQEKVVEPTKVEQENEVELTEKEQEKQPMTGGGEAANGGEAANGDAASSPAAENGNGTVKVLLPEEETEAKFTGLSKEELLRVAGTPGWVRTRCALLALFWLGWLGMLAGAVIIILQAPRCRTPPAVSWWNQGPLYQIGDVQAFADNLPGVQQKVRQLAKLKLKGLVLGPVHVAPEDQPQRLDFHNISPDVGNLRQFRDLLQAVHKKNMFLVLDLTPNYHGNQPWYSNITVTTVAEELKSALMFWLKEGVDGVQLAGVEQVMTAEPSLWADIRAIVQNRSDDVDSKKVLVGVTDGGSAPGVSALLGSSGVDLLLSDVLRSTAEDATERAQSVQLLVAAHPQSRLAWNLGGRSQGHLASLVGSSGVKGHQLLLFTLPGTPVFNYGDEIGLLDQETTFPTMLWDSPEAEQELNGTAKEDQERRSSVLQVFRGLSELRAAEPALLYGDLLLLHNASSSLAYARVWDQSDRFLAAFNWGSEEGVALDLSHPLLGPEGVVVMATDAGAQGPGAAGPGAAVALEAVQLGPGQALLIKVPYRG